A window of Komagataeibacter medellinensis NBRC 3288 contains these coding sequences:
- a CDS encoding phage portal protein codes for MPPAIRREPKLSFPERKPAPVNKDVGTTTIPSLGMFAAFGGYPASTGTPVTPFTALQASAVYGCVNCISQDIGKLSLTMRRKLPGNRGYTAVTDHPLLTVLRKPNPWQTRSQFWRYLSTSLKLRGNAYAAILRNYGGEPTSLIPLSPDVTTPVISDTGRVFYRFSHPMIGQGQLWYQENILHFRDMMVDGGYVGLSPIAYAQDVMGVAIAAQRHAAILFRQGNQTGGVLSTDKPLSPEGAVQIANEVANHYQGVENSSKPMVLGSGMTYERMTLTNEEAQFLESRRFSVEEICRIFRVPPHKVQHLVGGTFSDIENEEQAYINDTLQPVATEIEQMGSERLLFEDDIAAGIELYFDFDSLLRGNQKARYEAYSIGTQTGILSVNEARAREGLPPIDGGDIHRFPLNTGDIKPPSPPPTGAPGDTAPEVTPQTAPAPEDN; via the coding sequence ATGCCTCCTGCTATCCGCCGTGAACCGAAACTGTCCTTCCCCGAACGCAAGCCCGCGCCGGTGAACAAGGATGTCGGCACCACAACCATCCCCAGCCTGGGCATGTTCGCGGCATTTGGCGGCTACCCCGCCAGCACCGGCACGCCTGTTACCCCGTTTACCGCGTTGCAGGCCTCGGCCGTTTACGGCTGCGTCAACTGCATCAGCCAAGACATCGGCAAGCTGTCGCTCACCATGCGCCGCAAGCTGCCGGGCAATCGTGGCTACACAGCCGTCACCGACCACCCGTTGCTCACGGTCCTGCGTAAACCCAACCCATGGCAGACCCGCAGCCAGTTCTGGCGCTATCTGTCCACCTCACTCAAGCTGCGCGGCAACGCCTACGCCGCCATCCTGCGCAACTATGGTGGCGAGCCCACATCCCTGATCCCGCTCTCGCCCGATGTCACCACGCCCGTCATCTCCGATACGGGCCGCGTCTTCTACCGCTTCTCCCATCCCATGATCGGACAGGGACAGCTGTGGTATCAGGAAAACATCCTCCACTTCCGCGACATGATGGTGGATGGCGGATATGTCGGCCTGTCCCCCATCGCCTATGCGCAGGATGTCATGGGCGTTGCCATCGCCGCCCAGCGCCATGCCGCCATCCTGTTCCGCCAGGGCAACCAGACCGGCGGCGTGCTCTCCACGGACAAACCCCTCTCACCCGAAGGCGCGGTCCAGATCGCCAATGAAGTCGCCAACCATTACCAGGGCGTGGAAAACTCCAGCAAGCCAATGGTGCTGGGCTCCGGCATGACATACGAGCGCATGACCCTGACCAATGAGGAAGCCCAGTTCCTGGAGTCCCGCCGGTTCTCGGTCGAGGAAATCTGCCGCATCTTCCGCGTGCCACCCCACAAGGTGCAGCATCTGGTCGGCGGCACGTTCTCCGACATCGAGAACGAAGAACAGGCCTATATCAATGATACGCTCCAGCCGGTAGCGACCGAGATCGAACAGATGGGCAGCGAACGCCTTCTGTTCGAGGATGACATCGCCGCCGGCATCGAACTGTATTTCGATTTCGACAGCCTGCTGCGCGGCAACCAGAAAGCCCGGTATGAAGCCTACAGCATCGGCACCCAGACCGGCATCCTGTCGGTCAATGAAGCCCGCGCCCGCGAAGGCCTGCCCCCGATTGATGGCGGCGACATCCACCGTTTCCCGCTCAATACCGGCGACATCAAGCCGCCCTCCCCGCCACCGACCGGCGCACCGGGCGACACCGCCCCCGAAGTCACACCCCAGACAGCCCCCGCACCAGAGGACAACTGA
- a CDS encoding ParB/RepB/Spo0J family partition protein: protein MMVAIADIHENGNMRRVQPTAEVTAALEGSIRALGVLQPVVVRPDPEGGYILIAGYRRLNAARSVGLTEIPAVTHLLSEVEAEAAQAAENIQRVPVDPVDQWRHIERMVADGYTVRKAGLALGMTDRQIGQICKLGGLAPEVLDALTGRELPSWRILGEISQAAHEVQAAALKRHLYHGDAVQWNSVAGECITRRIPRERALFDVEASGIVFDEDLFAEPGSPEQFTTTDTAGFMAAQRGAVEDLIQTGDEPALLVDYNATTLLPQVPAGWMFADSSGGADKTLTRRSRHKRAYAIVPLNHYHDACSVVSVIIKPVKATAAVVADDQADDVVEEPDSDPGAIEVVETDDTPAEEPQITKAGQDYLAEIRTNALRSALRNPLRMTPEDAFHALLIAYVAGNSQMRDILAALVSPAGDLPELEFTRMAELAGEALARTLTVVAPHRQTSPWKPPEEYARPEYIGALINADAQMPELDTAEMLAHVSGSTLKAIAKDYAPRGEKAPAKVTDLRQWLVGRAPDWCPVHFGVPGPRCEPWVRNADRKGEAA, encoded by the coding sequence ATGATGGTTGCCATTGCTGACATCCACGAAAACGGCAACATGCGCCGGGTGCAGCCCACGGCGGAAGTCACGGCGGCGCTGGAAGGCTCGATCCGTGCCCTTGGCGTGCTGCAGCCGGTTGTGGTGCGGCCTGACCCCGAAGGCGGCTACATTTTAATTGCAGGCTACCGCAGGCTGAACGCGGCGCGGAGTGTCGGGCTGACCGAGATCCCGGCCGTGACACATCTGTTGAGTGAGGTCGAGGCCGAGGCGGCGCAGGCGGCCGAGAACATCCAGCGCGTACCCGTGGACCCAGTTGACCAGTGGCGCCACATCGAGCGCATGGTGGCGGATGGCTACACGGTTCGGAAGGCCGGGCTGGCGCTGGGCATGACCGATCGGCAGATAGGGCAGATATGCAAGCTGGGCGGGCTGGCGCCCGAAGTGCTTGATGCCCTTACGGGCCGCGAACTGCCCAGCTGGCGGATACTGGGCGAGATCTCGCAGGCGGCGCATGAGGTTCAGGCAGCGGCGCTAAAGCGCCATCTTTATCATGGTGACGCTGTTCAGTGGAACAGCGTCGCGGGTGAGTGCATTACCCGTCGCATCCCCCGCGAACGCGCCCTGTTTGACGTTGAGGCCTCGGGCATCGTGTTTGACGAGGACCTGTTTGCCGAGCCCGGATCGCCCGAGCAGTTCACCACGACGGACACGGCCGGCTTCATGGCAGCGCAGCGCGGCGCGGTAGAGGATCTGATCCAGACCGGCGATGAGCCCGCGCTGCTGGTGGACTACAACGCCACCACACTGCTGCCGCAGGTGCCGGCTGGCTGGATGTTTGCCGACAGTTCCGGCGGGGCGGACAAGACATTGACCAGGCGCAGCCGGCACAAGCGCGCGTACGCCATCGTGCCACTCAACCATTACCATGATGCCTGCAGTGTGGTGTCGGTCATTATCAAGCCGGTGAAGGCTACCGCTGCCGTGGTGGCGGATGACCAGGCCGATGACGTGGTTGAGGAACCCGATTCCGATCCGGGCGCAATCGAGGTGGTTGAGACGGATGATACCCCGGCCGAGGAACCGCAGATTACCAAGGCGGGGCAGGACTATCTGGCCGAAATCCGCACGAATGCCCTGCGTTCGGCGCTGCGCAATCCGCTGCGCATGACGCCGGAAGATGCCTTCCACGCCCTGCTGATCGCCTATGTGGCCGGCAACAGCCAGATGCGTGACATTCTGGCCGCGCTGGTTTCGCCCGCAGGCGACCTGCCCGAACTGGAGTTCACCCGCATGGCGGAACTGGCGGGCGAGGCGCTGGCGCGGACCCTGACCGTGGTGGCGCCACACCGCCAGACATCGCCATGGAAACCGCCCGAGGAATATGCCCGGCCTGAATATATCGGTGCCCTGATCAACGCCGATGCCCAGATGCCCGAACTGGATACGGCCGAGATGCTGGCGCATGTCAGCGGCAGCACGCTCAAGGCCATTGCGAAAGACTATGCACCGCGTGGCGAGAAGGCGCCCGCGAAGGTGACCGACCTGCGCCAGTGGCTGGTCGGCCGCGCACCGGACTGGTGCCCGGTCCATTTTGGCGTGCCTGGCCCGCGCTGCGAGCCGTGGGTGCGTAATGCCGACAGGAAAGGGGAGGCAGCCTGA
- a CDS encoding HNH endonuclease, with amino-acid sequence MSPVTTFRPHAHLQASRESQRGSASARGYGRRWQRARRQFLLEHPVCQCGDPECQRPATEVDHIQPHRGDYDLFWDEANWQALTKECHSRKTRREGGRTY; translated from the coding sequence ATGTCCCCAGTCACCACATTCCGCCCGCATGCTCACCTGCAGGCATCGCGTGAGAGCCAGCGTGGCTCCGCGTCCGCCCGTGGCTATGGCCGCCGCTGGCAGCGTGCGCGCCGCCAGTTCCTTCTGGAGCACCCCGTCTGCCAGTGCGGTGATCCCGAATGCCAGCGCCCCGCGACCGAGGTCGATCACATCCAGCCCCATCGCGGCGATTACGACCTGTTCTGGGATGAAGCCAACTGGCAGGCCCTGACCAAGGAATGTCATTCCCGCAAGACGCGCCGTGAAGGCGGCAGGACTTACTGA
- a CDS encoding helix-turn-helix domain-containing protein: protein MSIRDLSHIATFLVKQIASVFATQDYAETARLRIMVDDTSLGARLKKLRRERKLPQIEVATAVDISRSHLAEIEGGKDPGFRTFCDLADFFGVPLDYLYRGTKPSAPGHTINQAKDADEIFMLEFWRGLSSDEKRLLLAFLRRDGLTGAA, encoded by the coding sequence ATGTCCATTCGCGATCTGTCGCATATAGCGACATTTCTGGTCAAGCAAATAGCGTCGGTATTTGCGACACAAGATTATGCGGAAACTGCCAGACTGCGGATTATGGTTGACGATACATCCCTGGGCGCACGCCTGAAGAAATTACGTCGTGAGCGCAAGCTCCCTCAAATCGAGGTAGCGACCGCCGTTGATATCAGCCGCTCACATCTGGCCGAGATTGAGGGCGGAAAAGACCCAGGCTTCAGAACGTTCTGTGACCTAGCCGACTTTTTTGGCGTCCCCTTGGATTACCTGTATCGAGGCACGAAGCCGTCTGCGCCGGGACATACGATCAACCAGGCAAAAGATGCTGACGAGATCTTTATGCTTGAGTTTTGGCGTGGTCTTTCCAGCGATGAGAAACGGCTCTTGCTCGCCTTCCTGCGCCGAGATGGCTTGACCGGGGCGGCGTAA
- a CDS encoding DsbA family protein, with product MPASPLYVAPLEWGHGPKVFEAFLEPTCPFSMRAFNKLPELLAHAGEEQITIKIRLQSQPWHMFSGVIVRCILAAATLKDGREAARTVMAAVGAHREEFEFTDHCAGPNMDATPNDIIKRIEQYSGLELAAAFAVPELQKAIKWQCRYSRQNGIHVSPTFMVDGLIDSAISSGDTVEAWMGRIFS from the coding sequence ATGCCAGCCAGCCCTCTTTACGTCGCCCCGCTTGAATGGGGGCATGGCCCGAAGGTTTTCGAGGCATTCCTGGAACCCACCTGCCCGTTCTCAATGCGGGCGTTCAACAAACTGCCCGAACTGCTGGCGCATGCGGGGGAAGAGCAGATCACCATTAAAATACGCCTGCAATCCCAGCCGTGGCACATGTTCTCGGGCGTGATCGTGCGCTGCATCCTTGCAGCCGCAACGCTGAAGGACGGGCGCGAAGCGGCGCGGACCGTCATGGCCGCCGTGGGGGCGCACCGGGAAGAATTCGAGTTTACTGACCACTGCGCAGGCCCCAACATGGATGCAACGCCCAATGACATCATCAAGCGGATCGAACAGTACAGCGGGCTTGAACTGGCGGCGGCCTTTGCCGTGCCGGAACTACAGAAAGCCATCAAGTGGCAGTGCAGATATTCCCGCCAGAACGGCATTCACGTGTCACCCACCTTCATGGTCGATGGGCTGATCGATTCCGCCATCAGCAGTGGCGATACGGTGGAGGCGTGGATGGGACGGATTTTTTCCTAA
- a CDS encoding phage terminase small subunit P27 family has translation MIRGRKPTPDAINEARGNPGKRARKTINLDALPVAGIDAPKHMRAKGRKYWVEVAGWLSDSRIVRTSDRNALARYCETLADYVKVTAALDKQGHVYVTESNHGTMQRISPYFMVQERLTKRLQDLEDRFGLTPASRQQILARMAAGTQSSLPLAGAQNNADQSTGTGMPDAPAVPSDPLDFFNQPATRH, from the coding sequence ATGATCCGGGGACGCAAACCCACACCGGACGCGATCAATGAAGCGCGGGGAAATCCCGGCAAACGCGCCCGAAAAACTATCAATCTCGATGCCCTTCCTGTTGCCGGCATCGACGCGCCCAAACACATGCGCGCAAAAGGTCGCAAGTATTGGGTTGAGGTCGCAGGATGGCTGTCAGACAGCCGGATCGTGCGCACGTCCGATCGCAACGCATTGGCGCGGTATTGCGAAACACTGGCCGATTACGTGAAGGTCACGGCAGCGCTGGACAAGCAGGGGCATGTGTATGTCACTGAAAGCAACCACGGCACCATGCAGCGGATCTCGCCATACTTCATGGTGCAGGAACGCCTGACCAAGCGGCTGCAGGATCTGGAGGACCGCTTCGGTCTGACGCCAGCATCACGACAGCAGATCCTTGCCCGCATGGCTGCCGGCACACAGTCCTCCTTGCCGCTGGCAGGGGCGCAAAACAATGCGGACCAGTCAACGGGCACGGGGATGCCCGATGCGCCTGCGGTTCCATCTGATCCGCTCGACTTCTTCAATCAGCCGGCCACACGGCACTGA
- a CDS encoding RNA-binding S4 domain-containing protein, translating into MSQLILFRYLAHFGWAQSFGEARRLVRAGRVMVNGKHTTDEGMPISLSDQVIVSPNHNDQEENR; encoded by the coding sequence ATGAGCCAGCTAATATTGTTCCGCTATCTCGCGCACTTCGGATGGGCGCAATCTTTTGGTGAGGCGCGCCGTCTGGTGCGTGCCGGCCGCGTGATGGTGAACGGCAAGCACACAACAGATGAAGGAATGCCTATTTCCCTGTCTGATCAGGTGATCGTGTCTCCGAATCATAATGATCAAGAGGAAAATCGTTAA
- a CDS encoding tyrosine-type recombinase/integrase, with amino-acid sequence MPNDKNLWRHANGTYYARIQVNGRDVRRSLRTTDVRAARKLLKKVIEQAEKRRAGIAEPEKHTWEEAVVRWSDLQMADLRPGTQKRYLTSLGQIHPYFAGRDVAGITSVDVHDYTVARRRKGASGATVRRDLTIMSRVMRVAKRAGWISANPVPEEMEEIPERREPIRPVPIRALAKLTRRAPPGFRDLIRFLARTGCRQEEGASLEWSQLDLRSVPATCTFSRTKTRSPRVIELTARLADDLRRMPRDPDSPYVFRSPSGKRYTNVPGRFRVLVRKALGEGADVFRCHDLRHTYAIRALQQKTPIYDVARQLGHSSVKTTEIYAGWLSRPIK; translated from the coding sequence GTGCCCAACGATAAGAACCTCTGGCGCCACGCGAACGGCACCTATTACGCGCGAATCCAGGTCAACGGCCGAGACGTGCGAAGGTCGCTACGCACAACTGATGTCCGGGCAGCTCGCAAACTGCTCAAGAAAGTCATCGAGCAGGCGGAGAAGCGGCGCGCGGGCATAGCTGAGCCGGAGAAGCACACCTGGGAGGAAGCAGTTGTCCGCTGGTCGGATCTGCAGATGGCCGATCTGCGGCCGGGCACACAGAAGCGCTATCTGACCAGCCTGGGGCAGATCCACCCTTACTTTGCGGGTCGGGACGTTGCCGGCATCACATCCGTGGATGTGCATGATTATACGGTGGCCCGCAGGCGCAAGGGCGCCAGTGGCGCCACGGTGCGCCGTGACCTGACCATCATGAGTCGGGTGATGCGGGTTGCCAAGCGGGCAGGATGGATCAGCGCAAATCCCGTGCCAGAGGAAATGGAAGAAATACCGGAGCGGCGTGAGCCGATTCGGCCCGTGCCGATTCGTGCGCTGGCAAAGCTGACCAGGCGTGCGCCCCCGGGCTTTCGTGACCTGATCCGGTTTCTGGCCCGTACGGGCTGCCGACAGGAGGAAGGGGCATCGCTGGAATGGTCCCAGCTGGATCTGCGGTCAGTGCCGGCCACCTGCACCTTTTCACGCACCAAGACCCGATCGCCGCGCGTGATCGAACTGACCGCACGGCTGGCAGATGACCTGCGACGGATGCCACGTGATCCCGATTCGCCCTATGTGTTCAGATCACCATCGGGCAAACGCTACACCAATGTGCCCGGTCGGTTCCGGGTTCTGGTCCGCAAGGCGCTGGGAGAGGGAGCGGATGTCTTCCGCTGCCATGACCTTCGGCATACCTATGCCATCCGTGCATTGCAGCAGAAGACGCCCATTTATGATGTGGCCCGTCAATTAGGCCATAGTTCTGTCAAAACGACGGAAATTTATGCCGGCTGGCTAAGCCGGCCAATCAAATAA
- a CDS encoding terminase large subunit produces MDQQLPIPPMPRGAEKFGAWWDEAAAQRACAFFPAMLRHTEGEWAGKPFHLRDWQRDRIVRPLFGWKREDGTRLYRSGWIEVPRKNGKTELAAGLALLLMFVDQEFGGQGYSMAVDEDQAKIVFNKATVMVSMNEALSNRLELLKKSIFCPALQSSFKPLSSGPRGKHGFSPTFAIGDEVHEWRDGELADVVHKGTAARRQPLEIYITTAGINGVGYAWEQHELAMELLAGDVVDPTILPVIFAAGENDDWTKEETWRKANPNYGISVKPDYMREEAAKAARSPRAENDFRRFHLNQWTEQVTRWLPVIEWKACAGPIGWQDLPAHVRGRRCFGGIDLSQARDWSALCWCFPPFDDNPDGDYIFIWRFWLPKQSLLDQPAGRRARFQSFADSGALTLLPGAVVDNAFIRHQVNEDAKMFQPEWIGIDPFNTGDMPNRLKDTDGLPIEYFRQGFLSMSPACKGFERLVIGHKMQHGGNPVASWMARNISVTSDPAGNIKPDKSAETGASGKIDGIVAAIMAYGGATLKPPEKPVGVQNINGILVIG; encoded by the coding sequence ATGGACCAGCAGCTCCCCATTCCGCCCATGCCACGGGGTGCCGAGAAGTTCGGCGCCTGGTGGGATGAGGCTGCAGCCCAGCGCGCCTGTGCGTTCTTCCCCGCCATGCTGCGCCACACGGAAGGGGAATGGGCAGGCAAGCCATTTCATCTGCGGGACTGGCAGCGTGACCGGATCGTGCGTCCCCTGTTCGGCTGGAAGCGCGAGGATGGAACGCGCCTGTACCGCTCCGGCTGGATCGAGGTTCCACGCAAGAACGGCAAGACGGAACTGGCCGCCGGCCTCGCACTGCTCCTGATGTTCGTCGATCAGGAGTTCGGTGGCCAGGGCTATTCCATGGCCGTGGATGAAGACCAGGCCAAGATCGTGTTCAACAAGGCCACCGTCATGGTGTCCATGAATGAAGCCCTGTCGAACCGCCTAGAGCTCCTGAAAAAATCCATCTTCTGTCCGGCCCTGCAATCGTCGTTCAAACCACTATCATCCGGCCCGCGCGGCAAGCACGGTTTCTCCCCCACCTTTGCCATTGGCGATGAAGTCCATGAATGGCGTGATGGCGAGCTGGCCGATGTCGTGCACAAAGGGACTGCAGCCCGTCGCCAGCCGCTGGAAATCTACATCACCACGGCTGGCATCAATGGCGTGGGCTACGCCTGGGAACAGCACGAACTGGCCATGGAGCTGCTGGCGGGCGATGTGGTGGACCCCACCATTCTGCCGGTCATCTTCGCCGCGGGCGAGAACGACGACTGGACCAAGGAAGAGACCTGGCGCAAGGCCAACCCGAATTACGGCATCTCGGTCAAACCCGATTACATGCGCGAGGAAGCCGCCAAGGCCGCCCGCTCCCCACGCGCCGAAAACGACTTCCGCCGCTTCCACCTCAACCAGTGGACCGAACAGGTCACCCGCTGGCTGCCGGTCATTGAATGGAAGGCCTGCGCCGGTCCCATCGGGTGGCAGGATCTTCCGGCCCATGTGCGCGGCCGCCGCTGTTTCGGCGGCATCGATCTGTCCCAGGCGCGCGACTGGAGCGCCCTATGCTGGTGCTTCCCGCCCTTCGATGACAATCCTGATGGCGATTACATCTTCATCTGGCGCTTCTGGCTGCCAAAGCAGTCCCTGCTCGATCAGCCTGCCGGCCGTCGCGCCCGCTTCCAGTCTTTTGCCGATAGCGGCGCCCTGACCCTGCTCCCCGGCGCCGTGGTCGATAACGCCTTCATCCGCCACCAGGTCAATGAAGATGCCAAGATGTTCCAGCCGGAATGGATCGGCATCGATCCCTTCAACACTGGCGACATGCCCAACCGCCTCAAGGATACCGACGGCCTGCCCATTGAATACTTCCGGCAGGGTTTTCTCTCCATGTCACCAGCCTGCAAGGGCTTCGAGCGCCTGGTCATCGGCCACAAGATGCAGCACGGCGGCAACCCCGTCGCATCATGGATGGCCCGCAACATCTCCGTCACATCCGACCCCGCCGGGAACATAAAGCCTGACAAATCGGCCGAGACAGGCGCATCGGGCAAGATCGATGGCATCGTCGCCGCGATCATGGCCTACGGTGGCGCCACCCTCAAACCTCCTGAAAAGCCGGTCGGTGTCCAGAACATCAACGGCATCCTCGTCATAGGGTGA
- a CDS encoding DUF7146 domain-containing protein: MNAGPTLPDAREVSRMLAHNMHALAQTLLPGGTRQGAEWVCGSVAGEAGRSMAVHLHGDKAGKWADFSTGETGDALDLVAAVMTAGDLKEAYRWAVNHLGLRDMGRVEEHRRQIAQKADATPDETAEKRQKRARAMWLGARHDVIGTPVDLYLAGRGIQLASLASVPRALRFSPEHYCHEVRGPLPAMLAAITDGTGAHIATHQTWLAQDDGGVWRKARLNASKKIMGAFLGGSIRLQRGASGKSLKDSPAGETVAIGEGIETCLSVALACPEMRVLAAASLGNMASVQLPEQIRSVILLADNDTNPQAQRGLRRAIDFHLAAGREVRVARSPKGKDFNDAIT; the protein is encoded by the coding sequence GTGAACGCCGGCCCCACCCTGCCCGATGCGCGTGAGGTCTCGCGCATGCTGGCGCACAACATGCACGCCCTTGCGCAAACGCTGCTGCCCGGCGGCACGCGGCAGGGTGCGGAATGGGTATGTGGCTCGGTCGCCGGTGAGGCCGGTCGGTCCATGGCCGTGCACCTGCATGGCGACAAGGCAGGCAAATGGGCCGATTTCTCGACTGGCGAGACCGGCGACGCGCTGGACCTGGTCGCCGCCGTCATGACGGCAGGCGACCTGAAAGAGGCATACCGCTGGGCCGTCAATCACCTTGGCCTGCGCGACATGGGCCGCGTGGAAGAACACCGGCGGCAGATCGCGCAAAAGGCCGATGCCACGCCAGATGAAACGGCAGAAAAGCGCCAGAAGCGTGCCCGCGCCATGTGGCTTGGTGCGCGGCATGACGTGATCGGCACGCCGGTCGATCTGTATCTGGCCGGGCGTGGCATCCAGCTGGCCAGCCTTGCATCCGTGCCGCGCGCCCTGCGCTTTTCGCCGGAACATTACTGTCATGAGGTGCGTGGTCCGCTGCCCGCCATGCTGGCGGCCATAACCGATGGCACCGGCGCGCATATCGCCACGCACCAGACATGGCTGGCGCAGGATGACGGTGGCGTGTGGCGCAAGGCGCGGCTCAATGCCAGCAAGAAGATCATGGGCGCGTTCCTGGGCGGATCGATCCGCCTCCAGCGCGGCGCCTCTGGCAAGTCACTCAAGGATTCACCGGCAGGCGAGACGGTCGCAATCGGGGAAGGCATCGAGACATGCCTGTCCGTCGCCCTCGCCTGCCCGGAGATGCGTGTGCTGGCAGCCGCCAGCCTCGGAAACATGGCCAGCGTGCAGCTGCCGGAGCAGATCCGCAGCGTGATCCTGCTGGCTGATAACGACACAAATCCCCAGGCGCAGCGTGGCCTGCGCCGGGCAATCGATTTCCATCTGGCAGCGGGGCGTGAGGTTCGCGTCGCCCGCTCGCCAAAAGGCAAGGATTTTAACGATGCCATCACCTGA
- a CDS encoding HK97 family phage prohead protease, with the protein MRTVSPARFAKMAWECRERGGTSRLPDLRVVRSFITKLDVAEDADTTRQLRYTITTDAVDRMQDVISADGWDLKSYLQNPVVLWGHDHDLVIGKAIDISRAGNGLDATVQFQPSDMPIVGPWADYAFRSGVTGFIRATSVGFRPLEWDFTEDEERDGDSWFPGIDFKRQELTEFSVVSVPANPEALLAPTATAPDAGGKSLENPGTQPVPTSIAVAHAHLRATRARRFALPA; encoded by the coding sequence ATGCGTACCGTCTCCCCCGCCCGTTTCGCCAAGATGGCATGGGAATGCCGCGAGCGCGGCGGCACGTCCCGCCTGCCCGACCTGCGCGTCGTGCGCTCCTTCATCACGAAGCTGGATGTGGCGGAAGATGCCGATACCACCCGCCAGCTGCGCTACACCATCACTACCGATGCCGTGGACCGCATGCAGGATGTCATCTCCGCCGATGGCTGGGATCTGAAATCCTACCTGCAGAACCCCGTCGTGCTGTGGGGCCACGACCATGACCTGGTCATCGGCAAGGCAATCGATATCTCCCGCGCCGGTAACGGCCTGGACGCCACCGTGCAGTTCCAGCCCAGTGACATGCCCATTGTCGGTCCCTGGGCCGATTATGCCTTCCGCTCCGGCGTGACCGGCTTCATCCGCGCCACCAGTGTCGGCTTCCGCCCTCTGGAATGGGATTTCACGGAAGACGAGGAACGTGACGGCGACAGCTGGTTCCCCGGCATCGATTTCAAACGGCAGGAACTGACCGAGTTCTCCGTGGTCAGCGTGCCGGCCAACCCCGAAGCCCTGCTCGCGCCCACTGCCACCGCGCCGGATGCCGGGGGGAAAAGCCTTGAAAATCCCGGAACACAGCCAGTCCCGACCAGTATCGCCGTAGCGCATGCGCACCTGCGTGCTACGCGGGCAAGACGGTTCGCGCTCCCGGCCTGA
- a CDS encoding helix-turn-helix domain-containing protein: MRTAAHIMPQRGPLAFWRRPCGVRLFRHWGDCSRIAAACNVTPQAVSQWKRVPTHHVETVSRLLGITPDRLRPDLAQRKLMTTSSMDPRDAATAQAQRDERLDQLTAELDAARLVAQQANVRTQSALTRLEEARLTYEQARSEYRAKRAAITRLHRQLRDAGLPIPDFDADPVQPEPSRSLPGSPAGIGGVKTTDQKSVDRTPSKLSPPRNS; this comes from the coding sequence ATGCGCACGGCCGCACACATCATGCCCCAGCGTGGCCCGCTGGCGTTCTGGCGGCGTCCCTGCGGCGTGCGGCTGTTCCGCCACTGGGGCGACTGCTCGCGCATCGCTGCTGCCTGCAACGTCACGCCGCAGGCTGTCAGCCAGTGGAAGCGCGTGCCCACCCATCATGTCGAGACCGTCTCCCGCCTGCTCGGCATCACGCCTGACCGTCTCCGTCCCGATCTTGCACAGAGGAAGCTCATGACCACCAGCAGCATGGACCCACGCGACGCAGCAACCGCCCAGGCGCAGCGCGACGAACGTCTGGACCAGCTGACAGCCGAACTGGACGCAGCCCGTCTGGTCGCACAGCAGGCAAACGTCCGCACCCAGTCCGCGCTGACCCGGCTGGAGGAAGCGCGCCTGACATACGAACAGGCGCGCAGCGAATACCGTGCCAAGCGCGCCGCCATCACCCGCCTGCACCGCCAGCTGCGCGACGCCGGCCTGCCCATCCCTGACTTCGATGCCGATCCCGTCCAGCCAGAACCATCCCGCTCCCTGCCTGGATCACCCGCAGGGATAGGGGGGGTCAAAACCACAGACCAAAAAAGCGTGGACCGCACCCCCTCAAAACTCTCACCGCCGCGAAATTCCTGA